Proteins encoded within one genomic window of Pantoea sp. CCBC3-3-1:
- a CDS encoding recombinase family protein gives MTQTVPQGFVRAYLRASTSEQDASRALAAIDSFAHEHGLNICNYYIENESGSRLDRPELFRLLKDCRHNDILLIEDVDRLSRLTGEDWNSLKKLIRQKDIRVVAINVPTTWIASAGSHDFDSRMFAAINDMLLDMLAAVARRDYEQRRERQRQGISKAKREGKYKGRQANQARYDAINRLLESGSSWSQVQEIMACSRGTISSAVKSRKLNAI, from the coding sequence GTGACTCAAACCGTACCGCAAGGCTTTGTCCGGGCTTATTTACGCGCATCCACATCTGAACAAGATGCCTCACGCGCCCTTGCTGCGATCGATAGCTTTGCGCATGAGCATGGCCTGAATATTTGCAATTACTACATCGAGAACGAATCCGGTTCGCGGCTCGACCGTCCTGAATTATTTAGGCTCCTTAAAGACTGCCGGCACAACGATATTCTTCTCATAGAAGACGTGGATCGGCTTTCTCGTCTGACAGGGGAAGACTGGAACAGCCTGAAAAAATTGATTAGGCAGAAGGATATTCGTGTTGTGGCCATCAACGTCCCAACAACCTGGATAGCTTCTGCAGGGAGCCATGATTTTGACAGCCGCATGTTTGCAGCAATAAACGATATGTTGCTTGATATGCTCGCTGCGGTGGCTCGTCGTGATTATGAACAACGCCGGGAACGTCAACGACAGGGGATTAGTAAAGCGAAGAGGGAAGGTAAATACAAAGGGAGGCAAGCTAACCAGGCGCGGTATGATGCAATCAACAGGCTCTTAGAGAGCGGTAGTTCCTGGAGCCAGGTGCAGGAGATTATGGCT
- a CDS encoding ParA family protein translates to MGITLLVSSDKGGVGKSTTTANLAAMLVNKGKSAIVLKTDKNNDMMSWNEKRKENGLLPVSVQEAYGNVSKEISRLSKLCDVLIVDCPGHDSQEFRSALTVADIMITLTKPSSDFESETLTTVTEKVRIAQKTNPKLQPWVLLTRINSSKPRHRQAAVKLDKYLRSDSIWIQPLKTRLSDLDVFESACNEGAGVHDVSRATNLTPAKAQLELLAQELGII, encoded by the coding sequence ATGGGTATCACATTGTTGGTTTCATCAGATAAAGGCGGTGTAGGTAAAAGCACAACAACAGCAAACCTGGCTGCAATGTTAGTGAACAAAGGGAAATCGGCCATTGTCCTGAAAACAGACAAAAACAACGACATGATGAGCTGGAATGAGAAGCGCAAGGAGAATGGCTTATTGCCTGTAAGCGTCCAAGAAGCTTACGGCAACGTAAGCAAAGAGATCAGCCGCCTCAGTAAGCTTTGCGATGTATTGATTGTGGATTGCCCCGGACACGATAGCCAAGAGTTCCGTAGCGCACTGACTGTAGCAGATATAATGATCACCCTGACTAAACCGTCTTCCGATTTTGAGAGTGAAACACTCACCACTGTTACAGAAAAAGTCCGTATCGCACAAAAGACAAACCCGAAACTTCAGCCGTGGGTATTGCTGACAAGAATCAATTCCAGTAAGCCCCGTCACCGCCAGGCAGCCGTAAAACTGGATAAGTATTTGCGCTCAGACAGCATATGGATTCAGCCTCTTAAAACGCGTCTATCAGATCTGGACGTATTTGAAAGCGCCTGTAATGAAGGGGCAGGGGTACATGATGTAAGCCGTGCAACTAACCTGACGCCCGCAAAAGCGCAACTTGAATTACTGGCGCAAGAATTAGGGATTATATAA
- the ddp1 gene encoding DNA distortion polypeptide 3, giving the protein MFITKSILNDDYLKALNILTENLKDKYHVFYGMRLSEIVFPASEYGSDEFFKAFEMINGIVAPLLVYDLLERKPVMVIGFGTLEGVDFFKCAGIDGVVIEQLKDLLIDERIVCLYK; this is encoded by the coding sequence ATGTTTATCACAAAAAGTATTTTAAATGATGATTACCTGAAGGCACTAAATATTTTAACAGAAAACTTAAAAGATAAATATCATGTTTTTTACGGAATGAGATTAAGTGAAATTGTATTTCCTGCAAGTGAGTATGGTTCTGACGAGTTTTTTAAAGCATTTGAAATGATTAATGGTATTGTCGCGCCACTTTTAGTTTATGATTTGTTAGAGCGTAAACCAGTAATGGTTATCGGGTTTGGTACACTTGAAGGAGTCGATTTTTTTAAATGCGCAGGGATTGATGGGGTGGTTATTGAACAACTGAAAGATTTACTTATCGATGAAAGAATTGTTTGTCTTTACAAATAA
- a CDS encoding CopG family transcriptional regulator encodes MTLKLNRPKLPETEGAATNADTARFISGANRRPSSGKGRLVNFRLSDGFESILEAEAVRTGQNKTTVLKAALAAFDNMDEAEKNRWILESAKIS; translated from the coding sequence ATGACACTGAAACTCAATCGCCCAAAGTTGCCAGAGACCGAAGGCGCAGCTACGAACGCTGATACCGCACGTTTTATTTCCGGCGCGAACAGAAGACCATCATCAGGTAAGGGAAGATTGGTGAATTTCCGCTTATCTGACGGCTTTGAGTCCATTCTTGAAGCCGAAGCTGTCAGAACTGGACAGAACAAAACAACAGTTCTCAAAGCGGCTCTGGCAGCATTCGATAACATGGATGAAGCTGAGAAAAACCGATGGATCTTAGAATCCGCAAAAATAAGCTAG